In a genomic window of Bacteroidia bacterium:
- a CDS encoding ABC transporter permease, protein MITKNIDFKVLFRKYGIILVLFVLVAIFSIGNPVFFTAGNMITIMRQIVVVAIMTIGMTFVLISGGIDLSVGTQLSFIGVVTAKMFTQMGINPFVACVIGILLGTTIGALNGLFIANVKVSPLIATLAMQQILKGLGYVISKGRPIYGLPDAVRFIGQGHIGFIPFPVILMVIFILFGMFILNKTYLGRSFYVVGSSEETGRLSGLKTKKISIIAYTMCGMLSAVAAIIMMARINSGSPTVGVGYEMDVLTAAVLGGVSISGGEGQMYGAIIGALIIGVLSNGLIIMNVSEWYQMIIKGLVLVLAIGFDSFRSRHYHGN, encoded by the coding sequence ATGATAACGAAAAATATTGATTTTAAAGTTCTTTTTAGAAAATACGGAATAATTCTTGTCCTTTTTGTATTAGTGGCAATTTTTTCAATTGGCAATCCTGTTTTCTTTACAGCTGGCAACATGATTACAATTATGAGGCAAATAGTTGTCGTTGCCATTATGACTATTGGAATGACTTTTGTTCTAATTTCAGGTGGAATCGATTTATCTGTTGGAACACAACTTTCGTTTATTGGAGTTGTTACAGCGAAGATGTTCACCCAAATGGGGATTAACCCTTTTGTTGCTTGTGTAATTGGAATATTGTTGGGTACTACCATTGGTGCATTGAACGGGTTGTTCATTGCCAATGTAAAAGTATCTCCATTGATTGCTACCCTTGCCATGCAACAAATCCTTAAAGGACTTGGATACGTTATATCAAAAGGGAGACCAATTTACGGCCTTCCCGATGCAGTAAGATTTATTGGGCAAGGGCACATTGGTTTTATCCCATTCCCAGTTATTTTAATGGTCATCTTTATATTGTTTGGAATGTTTATACTGAACAAGACTTATCTAGGCCGCTCTTTCTATGTTGTTGGTAGTAGTGAAGAGACTGGGCGTCTGTCGGGTTTAAAAACAAAGAAGATCTCTATTATTGCCTACACAATGTGCGGAATGTTATCTGCTGTTGCTGCAATCATAATGATGGCCAGAATCAACTCAGGAAGCCCAACTGTTGGAGTTGGTTATGAGATGGACGTATTAACTGCTGCTGTTCTTGGTGGAGTTAGTATCAGCGGTGGAGAGGGGCAGATGTATGGAGCAATTATTGGTGCATTGATCATTGGTGTTTTAAGTAATGGTTTAATTATTATGAACGTCAGCGAGTGGTATCAAATGATTATTAAAGGTCTCGTATTAGTTTTAGCGATTGGTTTTGATAGTTTTAGAAGTCGCCATTATCACGGTAACTAA